One Egicoccus halophilus genomic region harbors:
- a CDS encoding serine hydrolase domain-containing protein, protein MADILAPADDWPVDTAGVGVTDAEATLELRGAVDTVLPFASVTKPLAAYAVLVAVQDGVVHLDEPAGPEGATVRHLLAHAAGLSFDGTGPTGAPGRRRMYSNVGYDLLGDLVAERVGTPFAEHLAHEVLDPLGMHDTVLDGSPAKDGRGTVVDLLAFCRELLAPTLLDSELAREATTVAFPGLDGVLPGHGRQQPNDWGLGFEIKDGKQPHWTGAQLSAASFGHFGQSGSFVIVDPEAGVGLASLADRPFGDWCREAWPTVQDAAVAAYGR, encoded by the coding sequence GTGGCTGACATCCTCGCCCCTGCCGACGACTGGCCGGTCGACACCGCCGGCGTCGGCGTCACCGACGCCGAGGCCACCCTCGAGCTCCGTGGCGCCGTCGACACGGTGCTGCCCTTCGCCTCGGTGACCAAACCGCTGGCCGCCTATGCCGTGTTGGTCGCCGTGCAGGACGGGGTGGTCCACCTCGACGAACCGGCCGGCCCCGAGGGCGCGACCGTGCGGCACCTGCTGGCCCACGCCGCCGGGCTGTCCTTCGACGGCACCGGACCGACCGGCGCCCCAGGGAGGCGCCGCATGTACTCCAACGTCGGGTACGACCTGCTCGGCGACCTGGTGGCCGAACGGGTCGGGACCCCGTTCGCCGAGCACCTCGCCCACGAGGTGCTCGATCCCCTGGGCATGCACGACACCGTGCTCGACGGGTCGCCGGCCAAGGACGGGCGGGGCACCGTGGTCGACCTGCTCGCGTTCTGCCGTGAGCTGCTCGCGCCGACCCTGCTCGACAGCGAACTGGCCCGCGAGGCGACCACGGTCGCGTTCCCCGGTCTCGACGGCGTCCTGCCCGGTCACGGCCGCCAGCAGCCCAACGACTGGGGGCTCGGCTTCGAGATCAAGGACGGCAAGCAGCCGCACTGGACCGGGGCGCAGCTCTCCGCGGCCTCGTTCGGTCACTTCGGTCAGAGTGGATCGTTCGTGATCGTCGACCCCGAGGCGGGCGTCGGGCTGGCGTCGCTGGCCGACCGCCCCTTCGGTGACTGGTGTCGCGAGGCCTGGCCGACGGTGCAGGACGCCGCCGTCGCGGCGTACGGCCGGTGA